TTAAATTGGTACAACCACAGGTACCACGACGTAGGCACCTGATCCTTCCTAATATTAAAGAAGTCGTCCAGTACTTGAACAACTTCTTCTCCTACCCCACGcatggccccataaaataataaagcttatacaccTCTCCCATCCCATCCTGCCACTATTCTCCTATGTTGCTGAGAAATGTGCCGCTGGCGCCAAACCGTGGtggcgtcactgtccctgcctcctctggaatggagcaggaagaggaagtccgagatcagctgcagccccggCTTCCTCTTCATGCTCGATTTGTCCGAAGACGAAGACAGTGACGCCAGGGCTAATTAACAGCcggtgtcacaacaaccgcactgCAGCCCCGGGACTGGGAGTGCTGACACCGCGGGAACGACGCCGGCATGGGAGGCCAGTACAGGCTTTATGATTTTATCAGCGCCAAGTATTTTGATCAGGAAGGGGTTGCCctagtagtgtacaaccaatgtaatacCTTACAATGTCACTATCCCAGTCTTTAAACCAACTAAGCAATATGTACTACAGATTCAGTTTCTTTAAAAGATTAGTGATGCCAGAAAGGCTAAAGAACACTTCTCTGCCCTAGAAAAACCCTGTCAGCTATACCAATGGGATAACTTGGGTATTGATGGTGTCCATCACATGAAGGAGCCAGTGCTTCTGTCACTTTCATATGATGGAGTAGAATGACGTAAATGGTTTTGCAGACGTGCATGGAACTTAACTAGTTAATGAGTAATTTAGGAATTACATTTACATGATGCTTGAGATCTTTGATTGGACAAAACCCCCGAGGCTGATGCTCAAATATTCCTGCTTTGAAGACACCCCATTTAATTAATATATTCTccacgtaaaaaaaaaaagccatgagtAATAAAGATATATGGGCCCGGGACCTACCTGCTCCGTCCTGGAAGCATTGCACATACTCCTCCTGGTAAGGGTTAGGTTGCTGCAGCATTGTGTTCCCATCTACCTGAAGTTCACTGTTTGGAGGGATGTTATACACAAATCTCTTTGTAGTTTGGTTTTTCCTCCTTTGCTTATTACCCTCTTGCGTGCTTACTGCATTCGAAGCCATTTCATTCCATACAAACACCTTTCCCTGAGCTGGTGGCTCGATCTCCGTAACCTCTGGAGAACTATCCTGAATCCATGTTGAATCATTGGCCTGGAAGTTTTCAGTGGAGGCTTCTTCAATGCTGAACCCTTCTGTATCTAGCTTTACGTTGCTTGCTAAACTGGTAAGGTTGCGGGTGGCCCAGAAACTAGCAGACTTCTGTTCACGCGAAGGCTTCCCCTCGCTGTTTTTCCTTTTGTTATAGCTGACAACAACAGACTCCGGCGCTTCAGACTTTATGCTTATATTCAAGGCATCTTTGATGAAACTGCGACACGACTGGACCACCTCAGTCATCTGGAGGTAGCTAGCCACAGTCATCACCTCTATGGCGTTTTGGCTTGTGAGTACGAGATTACCAGAATACATGAAGTCCAAGATGACCGAAAAACCATGAACGGCGACGATGTCCAAGTACGTAACAGTGGTTTGGTCACGGCTCTCTTTGTTTGTGAAACAGtataaagttttaaaaaagcggCTGCCTGCAACCAGGATGTTCTTGTGAGCTCGGAAAACCTTGCCATTTACCACGATGTTGACGTCGCAGAGAATGCCCTTCTTTCTCTGGTCATTTAGTTCCTGCAGAAGCTGGTAACAGTAGGAATTCTCATTTGGCTTTATACTATAGTCATTGAAGGTTTCTGGCACTTCCTCTTTTACTACAGGCtcctgcaaagaaaagtgaaaattAATGATTTTGGCAAAATCACCATCAGTAGTGTGCACACACAATATCTGTGACCACAACATACACCCCCATCTTATTATAAGAACGTTGGCACATGATCACTGTCCAGGAGGGTAATGCTGAAACTTTATTACAGAAAATACCAAGAACACGTTACCTGTCATCATGAACCCTTTTCAGTTCCTCCCAAAAGGTAGATTTAGGTTACAGCTTAAAGCGTGTGATCAGTCTGAAGGCATTTTACACAAGCAGCCATAATATAGTGATTTTTAGATAACAGCCCCTTCTAATGAGCGTGCACACTCAAATCAGCAGAACGTGCATGCTCCCCGACAGCTGGGAAACACAGGATCGGACACGAGGGGCATCTGCCATACACACCAAATGGTTGGGTGATCCTGCTGACATCAACTGAAGACAGCATCCAATTAAGAGCAGATTGGGGAGCGGAGACTTAGCCATCATTTGGTTCTAAAACTTTCTAATACACCTAGGCCTTTGATTTGGAAAGCTGCAAAATTTAATCACAACTCCAGAGTTGTGCCTAAATTTTGAGACTATTTGAGTCTTAACGCCAGTGGATGGAGCTGGGGTAGGTCGGGAGCGTGGTGACAAATCTTACTCCGGCATGGACTACAGTAGGATTTGTAGCAAGGTGCACACGGCGGTGTACACTACTTGTCTGCCGCTCCCAACCCATGAAGAGGTGTGTATCTCATAGTGTATCATGTGTGTGACTCCAGCACAACCCTCATCAAGACCATCGTGCTCAGAGTTTATGAATCAGGCCCTTAGGCCGGGTGCCCACAAACCAGAACTAGCAGCGCTTTCGACACAGTGTATATTTGctgggtccaaagcgctgccttctactgaacgcaggtgaatccacacGTGTTCACTGCACCATGCGGATTTACCGTGTTCAATAAATTCTATTGATGTCATTTCTATTGCGGAGACTAGCGTCATGGTAACaactggaaagacgcaccgcatgtcagtGTCCGCAGGTGATGCGCAGgagtctgtggacgcatagtggacatgggatttctagaaatccaatccactatgctgtcacatctggccactgcaggtttgacgctgcaaAAATACGCAGAGTCAACCCCACAGCAACTCCGGATCATGGGCACATACCCCTAAGGTGCATTTAAACAGGACAAAAATTCAGGAATGAGAGCTCCAAGTTCAAAGGAGAGCTTGTTTCCCAATTATCAGCCAGTCTAACCACGCCGCCTATCAGCAGGTAAAACGGTAGTCTACTACGTCTGGGTGTCCGTCTCCATTAAGTGTACACTCCAGAAAACGATGCACAGCAGAGCATGTTTGCTgtgccggcaccattatagtctatggccccatcagcGCATACCGTACAGCCAGTTTTGCAGGGCATTCAGACATGAGCCCCGATGGGACCAACTAACGTGTCACAAAATGCAGACCCTCTGTGTACATGAAATAGAAGGAGGCTggtctaaacaggctattaaatgactgcATGTAGCCGATTGGAAGCCATTTAAAGGCTGCAGTTTGCCAGTCAGAATGCAACATTACCAAGATAGTTACTTAGATGAGCGATTCACTAACCGGTCAAATTGTTTTCAACAGGAATGAAATGTGGCAAATTTACTAAGACGTACAGAGATTTTGCATTCTCCAGCATAACTGATAAGTCTGCTGCGCTGGTGGCAGGTGCTGCCCCTTCACAcctcttaggccacattcacacgttcagtattttacatcagtatctgtaagccaaaaccaagagaggCTGAGAAATACAcaagtggtgacgtgtctctattGTACTTTTCCTGTGATGGTTCCAAtcctggtattggcttacaaatacggatgtaaaatactgaccgaatattgaacacgtgaacgtggccttagaataGTAAGAAGGGAAAACAACTGCAAATTTTATTATAAGAATGAAATGCGCACAAACTTGCAGAAGTCTGGCACAAATGTATGAATAAATCTCTCTCACATCCTGATCTTTCCAGTACCAGAAAAACCAGTACAGGAGAAAATCTGTGTCCGTCTGTATTCAACTGCTAACACCAAGAGCAGGCAGCAGATGATGGGacaattactcccatcagcctacacctgctgccgctaataagagcaggcagcggctgatgagagtattcatcagccaccgctAGAGCTacaaataaacagaaaaaaaaaatggcatgtgttcccctgtatttttgataatcagctatgaaaaactgacagctgcaggctgcaacctcagctttcagcattagcaaggctagttatcaatagAGGGATCCCCACACTCTATTTTTAatcaaataaatataaaaaaacaaaaacaaaacagggtGGGGTTCCcctcaatttttgacaaccagccttgctaaagcaaacagctgggtgctggtattttcaggctggtaagaggccattgatATTGCCTGCCCACCGCAGTTCAggccagctgggaatgcagcctcagtgaccggcagtaaccttgatgagatcaccgctgctcactgatgtttttttatttttgttttattacaggagtatgggcgttaggtgagtataaggctactttcacactagcgtcgggccgacattcccgacgctagcgttgtctccgccgcacaacgggggcagcggatgcatttttccagcgcatccgctgccccattgtgaggtgcggggaagtgcggggaggtgggggcggagttccggccgcacatgcgcggtcggaaaaagaagaccgtcgtgagcaaaaaacgttacatgtagcgttttttgctcccgacggtccgccactgcacgacgcatccgttgcacgacgggtgcgacgtgtggcaatctgtcacaatgcgtcgcctaatgttaatcaatggtgaaaaaacgcatcctgcaaacacttttgcaggatgcgttttttcagcaaaacgacgcattgtgacggaatgcagttaacgctactgtgaaagtagcctaactttttttttttttaaataaacaaagggaagagtgtgttttgtttttatttcaaataaaagactttattctggctgtgtttatttaGCATACAACTATAcgtttagtaatggatagatgttttatagacgcctctccattattaatccatgggtttgatgtcaccagaaaatacaaaggtgacatcaaccccacaaatatgaagcccacttgccaccgccatagGGCAAGTGGAAGGAGctgggcaaaatgccagaattgcgcttctaatagatgcgccttttctgagcggctgcgggctgctatttttaggctgggggggcaatatcaatggccccttaccagccagagCATACCAGCCCCCCAgctatcagctttagcaaggttggttgtcaaaaatgggagggggtccagatgttttttttttttttttcattatttaaatagttaaaaatatggcttggggacccccctattcttgataaccagccttactgAAGCTGAAAGATGGGGGTTGCAGCTCGCAGATGTCGgtgttgcctggctggttatcaaaaatacaggggaatgcatgcagttttatttttatttatatattaatagtgcaggtgccggctgatgaatactccagcTGCCGAATGTTCTCACTATTAACGGCAGCAGGTGTATTCTGATGGGAGTAGTAACCCCATCAGCTGTTGTctactctcgctgttatcagttgaatacaactcaacattctcccctgcttacGCTGATCGTGACGCGAGAATGAtgagagcggtcttcagcacccAACGCCGGAGAACTGTTTCCCAGGCGCagctacgtgtcacactgatgacacggatgtcatccatgtgtgggTCGTTTTACGGTCCgtgcttttaaaaaaaatggacatcTACGCGTATTTTGCCcttagacacacggtccgtggagacacactgacatgtgcatagaatGGGTCTATGTGTCTCCGGTACTtgcgaaaactgtcaccacacgtaccggacacactgacTTCTGAAAGAAGTCTTAGACTCGATCAAAGGAGCTGAAGTAAGATCCGCTTGACATCTTTCTGGTGCAGTGTCTGTATGCCGTTTTTTATTTTAAGCACCCAGTGAGATTAATGGACAAAGTCAGATTTAAGTGCATGCAGAGTACTAACCCACCCAACTCACTCGCATTGATCCATAAGAAGTCTGGCTCCAGAACCGAATAAACGCTCGTCTATACGaggccttaggcctcattcacatgtctgatTGTGAAAAAATAAAATGGACAGATTAGAATCTGATCCATAACACTGATGGCAGTCagcatttggtcagtgttttaaccATCAGTTTCCTCAGTGATTGTCTTGTACACAAAATTAATATGGCAAAGTTCTATCACCCACTACAATGCTATAGCCGCACAGCACAAGGCCGAGTCAATGattttcacagatccatagaccTCTATAGGGCATTTTCATATGCAACTTGCATCAAAAAACAGACGTCACTAAATCTTTTGCAGACACGAAGTCCACACACAAAAATAACCCCTGGACCAACGACTAATATGTATATAGATTATAGTGTGTGCGTGTTTAAAGAACATGCACGTGAGAAGCCGACGTCTGAACGAGGGCTTAGTTTCAGTTTCTCCACATTTTCAGGATCGTGTTCCATTCACAGAAAGCAAGCAGTGGTTACATTCACATCCTAAGGCTCCTTACTGAGCAGAGCTGCCTGCACGTTACCAGAAAACGCAGCAGGACCAGAGTTTTCATGTTTTTCTATGTAAAAGAAAGTTGTGCGTAATCTTGCTTATAATAATGCGTCATGGTGAGGATTTCTGCAATGGCGGCATGGCTCTTTGTAACTTTTTCCCTAGAGAGAAACACTAATGGCAAAGCTACAACTCCTGTGTGACCAAATGTGACTGGTGCCCTAGAGGCCAATATCTGTCCTGGCCCTGCACCGCTAATTGCAGGAGTATTCCCAGCAGATATAGTGACAGCACAGCACCAAGATGTGTCATCATGGATAACTGAGACTAAGGGATACAGCAATGATTCCGCCTCCCCTGTGCAGTGCCCAACGCAGCACAGCGCCCAGCCCCCCAACACAGCACCACTCCCATCACAGCGCCCAGCCCCATAACAGCACCGCTCCCATCACAGCACCCAGCCCCCCAACACAGCACCGCTCCCATCACAGCACCCAGCCCCCCAACACAGCACAGCGCCCAGCCACCCCAACACAGCGCCCAGCCCCCTAACGCAGCACCGCTCCCATCACAGCGCCcagcccaacgcagcaccgctctcATCACAGCGAACAGCCCCCCAACGCAGCACCACTCCCAGCACAGCGCCCAGCcgccccaacgcagcaccgctcccATCACAGCACCCAGCcgccccaacgcagcaccgctcccAGCACAGCACCGCTTCCAGCACAGCGCCCAGCCGCCCCAACACAGCACCGCTCCCAGCACAGCGCCCAGCCCCCCAACGCAGCATAGCGCCCAGccccccaacgcagcaccgctcccATCACAGCACCCAGCCGCCCCAACACAGCACCGCTTCCAGCACAGCGCCCAGCcgccccaacgcagcaccgctcccATCACAGCACCCAGCCGCCCCAACACAGCACCGCTCCCAGCACAGCACCGCTTCCAGCACAGCGCCCAGTCCCCCAACGCAGCATAGCGCCCAGCCCCCCAACGCAGCACAGCGCCCAGCCCCCCAACGCAGCACAGCGCCcagcccaacgcagcaccgctcccATCACAGCGCCCAGCCGCCCCAACGCAGCACAGCGCCCAGCCGCCCCAACGCAGCACAGCGCCCAGCCGCCCCAACGCAGCACAGCGCCCAGCCACCCCAACGCAGCACAGCTCCCATCACAGCGCCCAGCCCCCCAacacagcaccgctccagcagcacCCAGCCGCTCCAGCAGCACCCAGCCGCCCCAACGCAGCACCACTCCCAGCGCAGCACCCAGCcgccccaacgcagcaccgctcccagcacagcacccagccgccccaacgcagcaccgctcccAGTGCAGCAGACCCCATTCATTTTCAGCTGCGGCTGCCCTGGACATGCAGTGAGGGGTCTGTAGCACTAGACCTGCAGCCCTTCACATGCTCTGGGGGGGGCTTCTCACAGGTTGGACCCCCTGCACCTGCTGGGCATGGTGAGTGCAGGTGCAGCCCCTGTGGATGTATAGCCTCTACTCGTAATCGCCCTGTACAGTGCCCGGGGTACATCTGCTGCCATTACTGGAGACCGGGCACATGACCTCAGCACAGGCAGGGACCCACCGGGGAGCAGCCACGTAGTCACCCGGGAAAGTCCGAGGCGGCGCCCACCTGAGGCCAGCGGGGAGGGGGGGCGGGGAGCACACTTCCGGCCTGGGCCCCTCTTGCAGAATGTAGGTCACCCCCTCCCTCCCGGGCAGTGCAGTAATCAGCTTAGATCACTGATCTCCAAGGACGAGCGCACACGTGATCACAATGTTTAGAGCCGCCATTTATGCcgggggactacaagtcccagcgtaGAGGACATCGTTCggaatgctgggacttgtagtgcccacACAGAACAGCTCACCTGAGCGGAGGGGTCGCCGAGGCGGTGCTCCGGGGACTGGCAGTGCCGCACCAGCAGCGCCTTCTTGTAGTTGCGGGTGCCCTTGGCCAGCTCGTCGTGTCCGCCCGTCTCCTTGTAGCACCAGGCGCAGGACATCAGGCCGGTCTCCTGGCAGAAGCGCAGCCACGGGAACTCCTGCAGCCAGAAGCCCTGGAAGGAGCAGTGCAGGCTGGGCAGCAGGGACTGGCTGCGGGCGGCGGGGAGGAGGCCGTAGCGGCGGGGCCCGTCTCCCTGGATGCTGCAGTCCTCGTCCTCTGCGGCCGCCGCCTCCCTCCGGCCGCCCGcagcctcctcgtcctcctcatcgtcGTCCTCTTCCTCCTCGTCGTCGTCGCTGCTCTCCCCGCTGCCCGAGGCCCCGGTCACCGCGCTGCCACCGGCCGCATTCTGCCGGCTCTCCGCCCGGCCGGCCAGCACGACCCCCGGGTAGGCCTCGGTCTCCTCGTCGTCGTCGTCCAGCAGGCCCTCGGGCTCCAGTTccacctccacctcttcctcctccccgGCTGGAGCTCCGCTGCCCCCGCCATTCAGCTGCCGGCCTAGGGACCAGGCCGCGGAGGCGTCCACAGACAGCGCGCTGCCGCCATTGTTGTTATTGTTCATGGGGGCCACGGCAGCCAGGCCTCCGCCGCCCCGGAAGGCCAAGGTCCTGCGGTTCATCTCCGCCATGTCCGCGCCGCACGCACACAGGCCGCCCGGGAGCTCCGGTGGGGGACCCGCTGCCGCCCCCGGTACAAGACGTGACGAGCCCGCTGTGTGCGCCGCGGGGGGTGCTGGGTACCGCCGCCTCAGCTCCGCTCACTCAGGCCCCTGAAATGCTGCGGCTTCTGCCTCCACCGGCTCCGGGGTCGGATAGCGCCCACAAGACGCGGCGGCTCCTGCGCGGCCGAGGTCGGATGGCAAATGAACAACGGACTGCGCCCACAATGCACTGGGGCGCTGTCCGGAGAGGGGGAGTCAGGGGGGTGGGGGAGCAGCTGAGGGAGGGGAGGCCTCGTGCACACAACACCCCGCCTCACCCCACTGCAGCCCGAGGACACGGTCACCCCGCACCCCACTGCAGCCCGGGGGCACGGTCACCCCGCACCCCACTGCAGCCCGAGGACACGGTCACCCCGCACCCCACTGCAGCCCGAGGACACGGTCACCCCGCACCCCACTGCAGCCCGAGGACACGGTCACCCCGCACCCCACTGCAGCCCGGGGACACGGTCACCCCGCACCCCACTGCAGCCCGAGGACAGGGTCACCCCGCACCCCACTGCTGCCCGGGGACAGGGTCACCCCGCACCCCACTGCAGCCCGGGGGCACGGTCACCCCGCACCCCACTGCAGCCCGGGGGCACGGTCACCCCGCACCCCACTGCAGCCCGGGGGCACGGTCACCCCGCACCCCACTGCAGCCCGAGGACACGGTCACCCCGCACCCCACTGCTGCCCGGGGACACGGTCACCCCGCACCCCACTG
This is a stretch of genomic DNA from Ranitomeya variabilis isolate aRanVar5 chromosome 6, aRanVar5.hap1, whole genome shotgun sequence. It encodes these proteins:
- the ZBTB10 gene encoding zinc finger and BTB domain-containing protein 10, giving the protein MAEMNRRTLAFRGGGGLAAVAPMNNNNNGGSALSVDASAAWSLGRQLNGGGSGAPAGEEEEVEVELEPEGLLDDDDEETEAYPGVVLAGRAESRQNAAGGSAVTGASGSGESSDDDEEEEDDDEEDEEAAGGRREAAAAEDEDCSIQGDGPRRYGLLPAARSQSLLPSLHCSFQGFWLQEFPWLRFCQETGLMSCAWCYKETGGHDELAKGTRNYKKALLVRHCQSPEHRLGDPSAQEPVVKEEVPETFNDYSIKPNENSYCYQLLQELNDQRKKGILCDVNIVVNGKVFRAHKNILVAGSRFFKTLYCFTNKESRDQTTVTYLDIVAVHGFSVILDFMYSGNLVLTSQNAIEVMTVASYLQMTEVVQSCRSFIKDALNISIKSEAPESVVVSYNKRKNSEGKPSREQKSASFWATRNLTSLASNVKLDTEGFSIEEASTENFQANDSTWIQDSSPEVTEIEPPAQGKVFVWNEMASNAVSTQEGNKQRRKNQTTKRFVYNIPPNSELQVDGNTMLQQPNPYQEEYVQCFQDGAGTSNEFKFSMLPETWQRESWENGDASAGLNKLKCPHCNYVAKYRRTLKRHLLIHTGVRSFSCDICGKLFTRREHVKRHSLVHKKDKKYKCMVCKKIFMLAASVGIRHGSRRYGVCVDCVDKSQPGFQEAGVDQVTDQDFPRDEEYDDNDPVETVDADDDLVDEGEDQNDHSRWSEQNDPSRWGEQNDPSQWERQKPQPRWDESGDVCMTIDD